ATGTCAAAACCTGATCCGAGCCGGAGATGTCACCCGCTGGTTAGTGGATGCCGGCACCGGCCGCCGCTACATCGACATCAATGGCATCGATGAGCTACAGGTCATGTCCCAACGGTTCATCACCATCCTGGTAGAGCAAGTGTTGCCCCAAATCAAACCAGAAATCGACGCCGTACTGAACCATAGCCTTAACCAGGTGCTAGGCCAAGCCCCAGCCTATGGCGGCCTGCGTCGGCTACCTGGCATTGGCACCCTGCCTGATCAACTGGCCCAGCGCCTCGCTGCAGAGATATCTACCAATGCCTATGACGCCCTCAAGCAGACCCTAGAGGATGATCAGGGAGCGGTACTGATCCGCAGCCTGGTGGCCAAATTGACCGACCGTCTACGCCATGAGGTGCAGCAAGATGACACCCTGGATGAATTCGAGTCCCTGACCGTAGCCCTACTGGAGGAGGTCAAGCTCAACTATGTGCGTCGCCTGGCCGCCGAGGACATAGAACAGCTGATGGAAGAACGGTACCGCCTCTACAACGTCACTCAGGAAGGCCGCGCCTCCTCCAACTAAACCCCGAGGCAGCCTCAGCCCCCTTGCCTACTCACTACCTGAGCGGCCACCAGGAGACCTTGTCCCGAGTCGCCCCATAGATCTGCTTTAGCGCCTCTGGATCCACCACCTGTACCGTATCGGGGTTGGAGTCAGCTGCCTTACCGGCCTTGAGTAAGCCAATCTGGGTCATCCCCTTGAGTACCTGTTCCACGGTGCGATGGTTCAGTTGACAGGCGCGGGCAATAATATCAACTGGCAGGTCAAAACTGTAGGTACCATCTAGGCTAGGTTGGTTGCCTAAGGATCGTTCCTGATAAATCAGGGCCCGCAATAGGGCTGCCACTGCCTGAGGAGGATAGGTGCTGCAGTTTAGCAGATGATATTGAAACTTCTCTCGCATCTCAAATAGCAAATCATACCGCTGCCGAAACACATCACTATCTCGGTAGAGGGCTTGGACAGCGGCGACGGGTAATTTGATCACATCGGTGGTTTTATAGGCTTCCACTAGACTCGGGAAAGCCCTCAACACCGGGCCATGGCTAAAGGCGAGGTTTCGCATGCCGAAACACCCGCCGGGATAGGTCAGGGCGATGATCCGATCGAGAGGAGTGCTGCGCACCACCACCGGCCCGCCCGCCACGATGGCATAGAGATGCTCCAGCCAGGTCTGGGGGCGAAACGCTGTAAATACGGGGCGATTGGAATAAAGTTTCTCTAAAATCAGCGTGTCAGGAGACAGGTAAGACGCCAACCAACTGGGCTCCATGTGCCGAAACAAAACGTTCCCCTGGATCAGGACCACAATCGGGTCAAAGGCATTAGCATGCTTGGCTGGTTTAGCCATGGCGAAGCAGGAATTTGTACCAACCCTGGTTTATTGTCCCATGGAGTCGAGGAGGAAGGGATTAGGAAGGGATTAGGAAGGTTAGGAGTAGATTTGGTCGGTTCTGGGAGCAATGCGCTACTATAAACGATGGACAGCTTTTAGAAGGTGTCCTCCCGTTTCTGATAGGTATTGAGGAAAGTGGGTTGGTACCCACTTTTTTTTATGGGAGTTGGTCTATGACACATCCTCTCATCCCCCAAATTTTGGATTTAGCGGCTCCGGTAGCCGAACGGTTGGGATTAGAGATCGTCGGGGCGGTTTTTCAGACCAATCAGGCTCCGCCTGTGTTGCGGATTGATGTGCGCAATCCCAGCCAGCATGATACCGGATTAGATGACTGCGAGCGAATGAGTCAGGGCATCGAAGCAGTACTCGATGCTACCGATATCATTCCTGATGCCTATGTACTGGAGATTTCTAGTCCTGGCATTTCGTCTCAGCTCACCTCGGATCGGGACTTCATAGTCTTCAAAGGATTCATGGTGGAGGTGCACCTATCCACACCCCACCGGGGTAAACATCAGTGGGTAGGCCAATTAATTCGCCGCGACGACACCACCCTTTATCTCAATCAAAAAGGTAAGTCCATTTCCCTACCCTGGAAAGCTGTTGAATCAGTTCAACTCAGTAATCAGTCCGTTGACTAGGGTGCCCCCTTTCCAAGCCTGTCGGGTCTCCCCCTCACTACCATTTTACCTGGAGGTGTATGCCATGTCTCTCGTTAATTTGCCAAATTTACAGGAACTGATTGACCACATCAGCCGTGAGCGCAATTTGCCTAAGCACGCCGTCGAAAATGCCCTACGAGAAGCCTTACTAAAGGGATATGAACGCTATCGGCGCACTCAGCGCATGGATGGTAATGTCCAATTTGAGGAAGATTATTTCGACAATTTCGATATTGAGCTAGATACCGATGAATATGGCGAGCAAGGATTTCGGGTCTTAGCCAGCAAGGCCATCGTTGAAGAGGTGCAGAGTGCTGATCACGAGATCGCGCTGGTAGAGGTGCAGGAAGTTGCTCCCGAAGCTCAATTGGGGGACACGGTGGTGTTAGATGTTACCCCAGAGCAGCGGGAATTTGGTCGTATGGCAGCGATTCAAACAAAGCAGGTATTAGCCCAAAAGTTACGGGATCAGCAGCGTAAGATGATCCAGGAAGAATTTCAGGATTTAGAGGGCACGATTCTGAATGCTCGGGTGCTACGGTTTGAGCGTCAGTCAGTGATTATGGCCGTCAGCAGCAGCCTCGGGCAGCCTGAGGTCGAGGCTGAGTTGCTGAAGCGCGATCAACTGCCTAATGACAACTATCGGGCTAATGCTACTTTTCGAGTGGCGCTCAAAAAAGTATCGGAAGGATCCCATCGTGGCCCTCAACTGCTGGTGTCTCGGGCCGATGCCAGTTTGGTGGTAGAACTCTTTTCCAACGAAGTACCAGAAATCGAAGATGAAATTGTGCGGATTGTGGCGGTGGCACGGGAGGCCAATCCTCCCTCCCGTTCTGTGGGGCCTCGCACCAAGATCGCAGTGGATACGGTAGAACGGGATGTAGATCCGGTAGGAGCCTGTATCGGCGCCCGCGGTTCTCGGATTCAGGTCGTCGTGAATGAGCTGCGGGGCGAGAAAATTGATGTGATTCGCTGGTCTCCGGATCCCGCCACCTATATCGCCAATGCTCTGAGTCCAGCTCGGGTGGATGAGGTGCGCCTGATGAACCCAGAAGAACGGCAGGCCCATGTGTTGGTGCCCGAAGATCAGCTCAGTTTGGCCATCGGTAAAGAAGGGCAAAATGTACGACTGGCGGCCCGTTTGACGGGCTGGAAGATTGATATTAAGGATGCGGCTAAGTATGACTATGCCGCCGAAGATGAAAAACAGGCTGAAATCCAAGCCCAGCGGGAAGCTCAGCAGCAAGTAGCCCTAGCAGCTACGGCAGCAACTGCCACCGATTTAGAGGCCAATCTAGAGGATGAGAACGGGGCTGCAGAGGAAGCCCTAGCTCCTGTGACAGGTCCATCCTTAGCTGATGCCGCCATGGCAACAGAAGAGAGGGCAACTGCCAGGGAGGCAGGCACACCAGAGGCCTCAACGCCGGCAGAATCAGCTTCAGAGGCGGTGTCGGATAACGCAGCGTCGGCTGAGGATTCCCTGGAAGAGAACACGCTGGCAGAGGACCTTGAAGAGGACACAGTCGACGAAACCCCCGTCGAAAGCGATGAAGCCTATCCAAGGGAAGAAGAGTAACCAAGCCCCGCCCACTAGTATGGAATAGCACCTTTTATTGAGACCATCGTTTGGCTCCTATCCTGGGTGGGGGCTGCCAATGAAACCCAATCTACGCCGCTGTATCAGCTGCCGCAAAGTGGCTCCGAAGTCGGCCCTTTGGCGAATCGTCCGCGTTTTTCCCAGCCGGACAGTACAATTAGATGAAGGTATGGGGCGGTCAGCTTACCTCTGTCCTCAGGTAGATTGCCTCCGGACAGCTCAAAAGAAGAACCGTCTCGGACGTGCCCTGAAAGCGTCAGTGCCACCGAGTATCTACGAAGAGCTCTGGCAGCGGTTGGAGTCTTCCTCGGTTAAGGGGTCTGAGCGCTCCTCACCAGATTGAAGGGCTGTCCTGTCAGTAAATGGGCAACTGCCCCAAGATTGTCTACTGTTACCCGCTGTTCAGCTGTAGCGGTGACTGATTAAACTCAATAGAAGAGGAGTATAGTCTTTATGCTCTGCTTTGATGACCGACGATAAGCCTATCAACGGTCAGCTTGGGTGAGGTAACGAGTCGTTTGCATAGGAAGGTTGATGTAGTTTCGTTAGAAAAATAGGACGGGCATATGGCATAGCTAGGATTGTCAGAGGGAGATTTGGATGAACAACGGCAAGATCAGAATTTACGAATTATCACGGGAACTAGATTTAGAGAATAAGGATATTTTAGCGATCTGCGATCGCTTGAATATTGCCGTAAAAAGTCATAGCAGTACCATCACTGGTGAAGACGCTGCCCAGATTCGGTCGGCTGCTAAATCGGCAAGGGCTGGTAAGGCTAAGCCTCGACAACCTGAGAAGGCTCATAATGGCGCGCGTCCGCCAGTAAGGAAGCAACAAATCTTAGAAATTCGTCGCCATCGAACAGCGCCCAAACCGCCGAATGCTCCTGAACCTCCCCAATCGCCAGAGGAGCCTGCTGCTATCGACAATGATGAAGTCAGCCAGGGAGAGGTTGATGCTCTGATGACCCCTCCCAGCCGTCCGGAGGCTCCGACGCGTCCCTCTAGCACCCAGCTAAAACCACCGGTGAGTCGTCCACAATCCCCGGGCCAGGCTGAGGCTGAATCACCTCAGCCACCGAAGCCGAAGACAGCTAGTCCGCCGGAGCCAGAGGAGCAACCCGCGGAGCCGTCGGAAGATAAGGCTACTGCTCCGGCGGCAAAGGCACCTAGTAAGCCCAAGCCAGAACTGATTGGACCGCCTCCCAAGCCGACTCGTCCTAAGCCCAAGGTCACCAACCGCCGGGCTCAAGCTGATACCTCCGAGCCGGCGGCGAAGTCGGCTCGACAACCCACTATCCCGATTCGGGAAGTAGATGATGATGACGACGATGGGCCGAAGCTTAAGCCGAAGCCGAAGCTACGTCGTCCCAAACCATCAGAGCCGCAACAAGACGAGCAGCCCGTCACCCCTGAGCAAGATGACACCGAAGACTCGAGGGATGCTAGGGATGACTCTGCCCGTGAACCATTGCTGAAACGGCCATCTCCATCGCGATCGCAACGCCGCAAGACTCGAGAAGAGCCTGTTGATGAAGAGCAGGAAATGCGGCCCAAGGCTGACAAGAAGAGCAAGCGGCGTCAGGCCATCATTGAAGATGATGACGAACTCGAAGAAGTGATTGAGGGTGGATCCGGCGGTCAGTCCGATGCTTCCTCTAATCTAAGTGTGTCCCTAGCTCGGCCCCCTAAGCAGAAGAAGGCATCTGCTTCGAAACCCTCTGCACCTGCGACTCGCTCCTATAAACCCCCTAGTCGCGATCGCAGCGGCAGTAGTCGTCAACAACGGCGGGAACGGCAAGAGCAGGCCACCCAGCAAGAGCGGCCAGAAATTCTGACTCTAACCAGCGAACTGACTGTACACGAACTGGCGGCCAAGATCGTTGTACCTGAAACCGATATCATCAAGTCCCTCTTCTTCAAGGGGATCGCCGCTAACATTAATCAGACTCTAGACGTCCCCACGGCCAAGATGGTGGCTGAAGAGTTCGACATTCTGGTGGAGACTGCTGAAGCCGAATCTGAAGCCAAGAAGATCACTGAGATGTTAGATGACAGTGATCTGGAAAGCCTGGTGCGGCGACCGCCAGTCGTCACTATCATGGGCCACGTTGATCACGGTAAGACGACCCTGTTGGACTCCATTCGCAAAACCAAGGTAGCCCAGGGAGAAGCCGGTGGTATCACTCAGCATATTGGGGCCTACCATGTCGATGTGGACCATGAGGACGACTCTCAACAGATTGTCTTCCTCGACACTCCTGGTCACGAAGCATTTACCGCTATGAGGGCTCGGGGTGCCCGCGTGACCGACATTGCCATCCTGGTGGTTGCGGCTGACGATGGGGTGCGCCCCCAAACCATTGAAGCTATTAGCCATGCTAAGGCAGCTGGGGTGCCGATCGTGGTTGCTATCAACAAGATTGACAAAGAGACAGCCCAGCCTGATCGAGTCAAGCAAGAACTCATGGAACATGGCCTAGTGCCAGAAGAATGGGGCGGCGATGCCATCATGGTGCCCGTCAGTGCGATTGCCGGTGAGAACCTCGATAATCTATTGGAAATGCTGCTCCTGGTGGCTGAGATCGAAGATCTACAGGCCAATCCAGATCGCCTGGCTAAGGGGACAGTGATTGAGGCCAACCTCGATAAGGCCCGAGGACCGGTGGCGACCCTACTGGTGCAAAACGGCACCCTGAAGGTCGGTGATGCTGTTGTCGCGGGCTCTGTCTTTGGTAAGGTGCGAGCCATGATTGATGATCGGGGTCAGCGAGTCACCTCGGCCTCACCATCCTTTGCCGTAGAGGTGCTGGGCTTGAATGATGTCCCGGCGGCTGGCGATGAGTTTGCCGTCTACGGTGATGAGAAAGAGGCTAGAGCCGTGGCTGATTCTCGAGCGACGGAGCAGCGCCAATCCCGTCTGCAGCAGGCCATGGCCTCTCGTCGGGTAACTCTGAGTTCCTTGTCAGCCCAAGCCCAGGAAGGAGATCTGAAGGAGCTAAACCTGCTGCTCAAGGCCGATGTGCAAGGTTCCTTGGAAGCCATCTTGGCAGCGTTGCAACAGCTACCTCAGAACGAAGTGCAGGTGCGCGTGTTGCTGGCAGCTCCCGGTGAAATTTCCGAAACGGACGTGGATTTGGCTGCGGCCAGTGGGGCTGTGATTATTGGCTTCAATACCACTCTGGCACCAGGGGCCCGTCAAGCCGCAGATCGCCTAGGCGTGGATGTGCGCGACTATGACATCATTTACAAGCTCCTAGAAGATATTCAGGGAGCCATGGAAGGCCTACTGGAACCCGAGCTGGTCGAGGAGTCCCTGGGTCAGGTAGAAGTGCGCGCTGTGTTCCCGGTGCGCAAGGGCTCAGTGGCCGGCTCCTATGTACAGTCCGGCAAGGTTACCCGTAATTGCCATCTGCGGGTATTGCGCCAGGGCGAGGTGGTGTATACTGGTAAACTCGATTCCTTGAAGCGCATGAAGGATGATGTCAAAGAGGTGGCGGCTGGCTTCGAGTGCGGTATTGGTATTGATGGCTTTAATGACTGGAAAGAAGGCGACATTATTGAAGCCTTCCGTCTGGTGACGAAGCGCCGCACATTAGCAATGGCTCGGTAATGCAGTCTTTTCGGCTTGATCCCTACCTCTGGATTCACCTAGCAGGACTGGCAGCTGTACCGCTTTGGTTCGATGTTTGTTTACTGGGGCTGGCTGCCGGTGACCCTGTTCTGCCAGTTTGGCTAGAACTAGGAGTGCTGGCGGTTGTAGGAGTGTTGCCTGTGTTGTGGATGCAGTGGCAGCGGCCTTTCTGCATCTTTAGCCTGGTGGCGTTGGCACTGAAGCCAGACCAGATGAGCCCTAACCAACGACGCCTATTACATCTGTTTCAGGATCCCATCGGCCGTGGGGTGTCTCTGCTGGTTCCCTTGCCGTTGCTCTGGGGACTGTGGCAGCTCTATCGCTTGGCTCCCTTAGCTGCGAACAGTACTCCCTTCTCCAATCGAGGGGTAGGGGTGCTGGTGGCTGCGATCGCATTTTTGCTGGTCAATTTGTTTACTCAGGTACCTGTGCGGGTGCTGCGGGTACTATTGGCTCCAGCCACTGCCTTAGACGGGGTAGATCCCTATGCTCCAGAGGCCATTCCCCAAGATTTCACCTTGATTGGGCTGCGGGTAAACCAGATTCTACCGCCACTGGAAATACCATCGGCTGAAGCCCCGCCTGAGTCGCCGTCCCAGCCAGCAGTAACCGACCAAGAGGAAATAGCCCCTGCCCCTTTGGCCAAGGAAGATAAGGAAGATGGGGATGAGACGGATGACACCATTGTCTCGCAGACAGAACCAGCCCCAGAGGAAGAGCCGGCGGCTGCCGAGATGGCTGCTGATGTCTCTACCGACGCAGGATTGGCAGCTTGGCCCGTCGATGACTCGGTCGAAGCCCTGGATTATGAAGGCCAGGCCCCACAACCTGCCGAGTCTGAATCTGTTGACTCCCCAGAGGGAGACGGGCAGGATGGGCCAGAATCTTCCTCAGAGGAGAGCTCGGCCATAGAATCCCATGTCTCCTCAGATGCCCCTCAGCCAGACGACAGCAATGGCTATCATCTTCAAGAGACAGATGTGCAGCCCCCAAAGGGGCATTCAGAGCACGAGCACGAGTCATCCTCGCAGTCGCCAGATGAGCCTGGTGATGCTGAATCAAGGTCAGAGTAAGGGCTGATTTGCCAACCACAGCGCCGACTTGACACAGCCATCAGGTGCTCAAGTGACGGTGGAGTGCGATTTTGGATAATGTTTCACGTCACATTTATGGCTGCTTAACAGACTAGACGGCATTTCTGTGGCATCTAACACAATGTAGCCTGGGTGACTGCGCTATCCTAAGATTGAGCTCGTATGAGGCTGGCTCCAATATAATCTAGGTTTTGGCAGCGAGGCATTTATGACTAGGCTTTCTTCTCACCAGGCTGATCAGTTCGCCGATGATGCCACTATTTGGCAGAGTTTAAAGTGTGCGATCGCAAATAGTTCTGGATTTCAGCGCTGGCAGGGAGAGCAGAGTGAGACGGATCTGGCAAAAACGCCCCTAGAGCAATTGGTTCGTCGTTACCTACGAGAAACCCTCGAGACTCTCGCTTATTAAGGACGACCCCAGGCTAAGCCACCTGGGCTAGTTAACTCAGTGACGCATTCTGCAGTCATTGATAGCACCCTTGCCTGAGATGGAGATCCCCAGGTCTCCATGGTTATTTTTTTATTGGCCGTTACACAATTGGAAACCCCGTCCCACGGTGAATAGGCTAACCCCATACTGGTGATGATCGCCTAGGAAAGTCATCATGGTTTATCGGTTACCGTATTGGGCCCGGGGTGGAGTATTATTAGCGGCGCTCTGGTTAGTGGGTTGTGGTGCGATATCGACACCGGAGTCGACAAGTAATGAGGCCGTATCTGAGGCCATGACCGCCGAGAATTCTGCGGCACCGGCGCGTCAGGATCAGACCGCCGAGGTGGCAGCAGATACCTCTGCCTTACCCGAACGGCAGCCTCAGTTGGTGAAACAAGCTAACATGTCGCTGCGGTTAGCCGATGTAGAGGCAGGTATCGACGCCATATACGATCTGGCCGTTCAGCAGCAAGGGGATATCCTGAATCTTCGAGATCAGCAGCCAGACACCGGCCAACCTCGTCAAGTTTCACTGCGGCTACGGATCCCTCAGAGTGCCTTAGAAGCGACCCTAGACGCCCTGCGACAGCTGGGTGAAGTCCAGCAGCAACAGGTCACAGTTACCGATGTGTCAAACCAGTTGGTGGATCTGCAGGCCCGGCTGCGGAATTTACGCAAGTCAGAGGAAACTCTATTGACGCTCATGGAGCGCTCTGGATCGGTGGCAGATGTGCTGCAGGTGGCTCAAGAACTGAGCAATGTCCGGGAAACCATCGAACGCCTCGAGGCGCAACGACAGCAATTGAACACCCAGGTAACCTACGCCACGGTGCAGGTGCAGCTGGAAGCAACGGTCACTCCGGTCCCCACCAACCCTCCCTTGGCGGAGACCCTAACCAATACTTGGCAGCAGGCTACCCATTCCGTCAGCGACCTCAGTACTGGCGTGTTGCGCCTCAGTCTCTGGCTGATTGCCTACAGTCCCTATTGGGCGCTGGTGTTGGCAGCAGCTTGGGGGTATCGCCGTTGGCAACGGCAGGCCCAGTCCTCTTCTTGAGTGGTAACAAGGAGATCCCGTGCCTCTGGGCGGGTAATGCTGTGCGAGTACTACTGCTAGAAAGTCCTGGGAACTGCTAGTTAATCGGCCCTTTTCTCTAGAATTCTGCTGTTTTGTCGTGGGATCGCGTCCGTAAAGATTCACAGTATTTTCATTCGCAGCAGCGAGAACTTAAACGAGGATTTTAGAGGCAAGCAGTACGATTGAAGTTACACGGATTCCATTTGAAGTTGTCCCACCTCCCCTGAGCCCTGGAGACAGATTTCGTTAAGGACATTCGTTAAGGACAAAGGAAAGTGCTGGGGAGCAATGGGGGCGATTAAGCTGAGCATTACATTGCAGCAATCTGAGATTCGTGCCCAGTCTATTTTCTAATTTTTTTATTGATTTTTGTCAATGGGATATCGCTTGTAATGATCGCAGTATCTTTCACCCGAGTAGCAATGTTTAGACACTTATAGACACTTACCTTAAAGCAGCATGCTATTTTGCTTGAGCGTTACGTCAAAAAATTTACCGTAGAGACCAGCGCTCAGGCTGCATTAAATAATGAACTGAGCCTGGTGTATACTACCCACCTAGATTTAATAAAATGACCTCATCAATTACCCAAAACAGCCTTTATCAACCCCTGCATCCTTTCTTGGTCGCTGACCATACTGTTGACTTTTCTGGCCCTATTCCTGTAGACACTGCCCTAACGCCGAGTCCAGCGATTACGGCCAATAGTAACTATTTCGATCATCCCGACTGGGCCTTGAACTATTTCAATGCCTGTCATCGTACCGATGGTTTTAAGGAGCGCTGGCAAGCAGCGACTGGCACCTGGGATGACAAGATTGTGGTAGATGTGGGCTGTGGCCCTGGCAATGTGTTTGCCACGGTGGGCGGACAGCCGCGGTTGTTGATTGGGGTGGATGTGGCCTTGGGATCGCTGGCCCTAGCGCAGGAGATCGGCTATGTGCCATTACTGGCTGATGCCCATCAAATGCCCTTGCGATCGCACATGGCCGATCTAGTCCTCCTCAATGCCACCCTGCACCACTGCGAAAATATGGAGCGGGTCCTAATCGAGGCAGCTCGCCTAGTCAAGCCCGGCGGCAAGCTAGTCATCGATCACGATCCCCAACTGCAGGCCTGGAACTATCGAGGCCTGGGCATGGCTATGTATCGGATTCGTCACCATCTCTATGCCCGCTGCCTAAAGGACTTGGACATGGATCCCCATGAGCGGACCTATGCCCTGGCCACCGAAATTCATCACCATCCCGGCCATGGCGTCACTGCCGAATTCTTCCGAGGCAGCCTGGGCCAGCTTGGATTTCAGGTCAATCTCTATCCCCATAACCAAACCCTAGGAGCCGAGACCTTACAGGGCCAACGCGGTTCCTTTCCCCATTGGCGCTACCCCCTAGGGCAAATACTCTCAGGCATTAACCCCTGGTCTGACGAAGCGGCCCTCTCGCTATTGTGTGTGGCGGTTCGAGCCGTTGCCGATTACTCATAGGAACTCTCTGGAGACTAGAGGTTCCATGCCCAGTTACACTAAGGCTATGGCTTCTAGGCTGGAGACAAATCCCTATGGCCCCCCTTCCGCAGAAACGGCCCCGCCAACTCTCCCTGGGACCGTTAGAGCAGGAAATCATGGCGATCATATGGCAAGCGAA
This portion of the Halomicronema hongdechloris C2206 genome encodes:
- a CDS encoding Crp/Fnr family transcriptional regulator, which translates into the protein MAKPAKHANAFDPIVVLIQGNVLFRHMEPSWLASYLSPDTLILEKLYSNRPVFTAFRPQTWLEHLYAIVAGGPVVVRSTPLDRIIALTYPGGCFGMRNLAFSHGPVLRAFPSLVEAYKTTDVIKLPVAAVQALYRDSDVFRQRYDLLFEMREKFQYHLLNCSTYPPQAVAALLRALIYQERSLGNQPSLDGTYSFDLPVDIIARACQLNHRTVEQVLKGMTQIGLLKAGKAADSNPDTVQVVDPEALKQIYGATRDKVSWWPLR
- the infB gene encoding translation initiation factor IF-2, which encodes MNNGKIRIYELSRELDLENKDILAICDRLNIAVKSHSSTITGEDAAQIRSAAKSARAGKAKPRQPEKAHNGARPPVRKQQILEIRRHRTAPKPPNAPEPPQSPEEPAAIDNDEVSQGEVDALMTPPSRPEAPTRPSSTQLKPPVSRPQSPGQAEAESPQPPKPKTASPPEPEEQPAEPSEDKATAPAAKAPSKPKPELIGPPPKPTRPKPKVTNRRAQADTSEPAAKSARQPTIPIREVDDDDDDGPKLKPKPKLRRPKPSEPQQDEQPVTPEQDDTEDSRDARDDSAREPLLKRPSPSRSQRRKTREEPVDEEQEMRPKADKKSKRRQAIIEDDDELEEVIEGGSGGQSDASSNLSVSLARPPKQKKASASKPSAPATRSYKPPSRDRSGSSRQQRRERQEQATQQERPEILTLTSELTVHELAAKIVVPETDIIKSLFFKGIAANINQTLDVPTAKMVAEEFDILVETAEAESEAKKITEMLDDSDLESLVRRPPVVTIMGHVDHGKTTLLDSIRKTKVAQGEAGGITQHIGAYHVDVDHEDDSQQIVFLDTPGHEAFTAMRARGARVTDIAILVVAADDGVRPQTIEAISHAKAAGVPIVVAINKIDKETAQPDRVKQELMEHGLVPEEWGGDAIMVPVSAIAGENLDNLLEMLLLVAEIEDLQANPDRLAKGTVIEANLDKARGPVATLLVQNGTLKVGDAVVAGSVFGKVRAMIDDRGQRVTSASPSFAVEVLGLNDVPAAGDEFAVYGDEKEARAVADSRATEQRQSRLQQAMASRRVTLSSLSAQAQEGDLKELNLLLKADVQGSLEAILAALQQLPQNEVQVRVLLAAPGEISETDVDLAAASGAVIIGFNTTLAPGARQAADRLGVDVRDYDIIYKLLEDIQGAMEGLLEPELVEESLGQVEVRAVFPVRKGSVAGSYVQSGKVTRNCHLRVLRQGEVVYTGKLDSLKRMKDDVKEVAAGFECGIGIDGFNDWKEGDIIEAFRLVTKRRTLAMAR
- the nusA gene encoding transcription termination factor NusA translates to MSLVNLPNLQELIDHISRERNLPKHAVENALREALLKGYERYRRTQRMDGNVQFEEDYFDNFDIELDTDEYGEQGFRVLASKAIVEEVQSADHEIALVEVQEVAPEAQLGDTVVLDVTPEQREFGRMAAIQTKQVLAQKLRDQQRKMIQEEFQDLEGTILNARVLRFERQSVIMAVSSSLGQPEVEAELLKRDQLPNDNYRANATFRVALKKVSEGSHRGPQLLVSRADASLVVELFSNEVPEIEDEIVRIVAVAREANPPSRSVGPRTKIAVDTVERDVDPVGACIGARGSRIQVVVNELRGEKIDVIRWSPDPATYIANALSPARVDEVRLMNPEERQAHVLVPEDQLSLAIGKEGQNVRLAARLTGWKIDIKDAAKYDYAAEDEKQAEIQAQREAQQQVALAATAATATDLEANLEDENGAAEEALAPVTGPSLADAAMATEERATAREAGTPEASTPAESASEAVSDNAASAEDSLEENTLAEDLEEDTVDETPVESDEAYPREEE
- a CDS encoding YlxR family protein, with product MKPNLRRCISCRKVAPKSALWRIVRVFPSRTVQLDEGMGRSAYLCPQVDCLRTAQKKNRLGRALKASVPPSIYEELWQRLESSSVKGSERSSPD
- a CDS encoding DUF4349 domain-containing protein encodes the protein MVYRLPYWARGGVLLAALWLVGCGAISTPESTSNEAVSEAMTAENSAAPARQDQTAEVAADTSALPERQPQLVKQANMSLRLADVEAGIDAIYDLAVQQQGDILNLRDQQPDTGQPRQVSLRLRIPQSALEATLDALRQLGEVQQQQVTVTDVSNQLVDLQARLRNLRKSEETLLTLMERSGSVADVLQVAQELSNVRETIERLEAQRQQLNTQVTYATVQVQLEATVTPVPTNPPLAETLTNTWQQATHSVSDLSTGVLRLSLWLIAYSPYWALVLAAAWGYRRWQRQAQSSS
- a CDS encoding low-complexity tail membrane protein, which translates into the protein MQSFRLDPYLWIHLAGLAAVPLWFDVCLLGLAAGDPVLPVWLELGVLAVVGVLPVLWMQWQRPFCIFSLVALALKPDQMSPNQRRLLHLFQDPIGRGVSLLVPLPLLWGLWQLYRLAPLAANSTPFSNRGVGVLVAAIAFLLVNLFTQVPVRVLRVLLAPATALDGVDPYAPEAIPQDFTLIGLRVNQILPPLEIPSAEAPPESPSQPAVTDQEEIAPAPLAKEDKEDGDETDDTIVSQTEPAPEEEPAAAEMAADVSTDAGLAAWPVDDSVEALDYEGQAPQPAESESVDSPEGDGQDGPESSSEESSAIESHVSSDAPQPDDSNGYHLQETDVQPPKGHSEHEHESSSQSPDEPGDAESRSE
- a CDS encoding class I SAM-dependent methyltransferase, coding for MTSSITQNSLYQPLHPFLVADHTVDFSGPIPVDTALTPSPAITANSNYFDHPDWALNYFNACHRTDGFKERWQAATGTWDDKIVVDVGCGPGNVFATVGGQPRLLIGVDVALGSLALAQEIGYVPLLADAHQMPLRSHMADLVLLNATLHHCENMERVLIEAARLVKPGGKLVIDHDPQLQAWNYRGLGMAMYRIRHHLYARCLKDLDMDPHERTYALATEIHHHPGHGVTAEFFRGSLGQLGFQVNLYPHNQTLGAETLQGQRGSFPHWRYPLGQILSGINPWSDEAALSLLCVAVRAVADYS
- the rimP gene encoding ribosome maturation factor RimP codes for the protein MTHPLIPQILDLAAPVAERLGLEIVGAVFQTNQAPPVLRIDVRNPSQHDTGLDDCERMSQGIEAVLDATDIIPDAYVLEISSPGISSQLTSDRDFIVFKGFMVEVHLSTPHRGKHQWVGQLIRRDDTTLYLNQKGKSISLPWKAVESVQLSNQSVD